TTGCTAAGTGGTTCCAAGACAGAAGTACCCTGTAAACGCACTAAGAGCGTGTACTTACTCTCCTTACCCTTGCGCACAGCTCGGACTGAGGAGGACAGCTTGTCGTGCTTCTTTTCAGAACCTGTCAAATAACCGCAAAAGAAAAAAGCGATTTAAATGATGTTCTCATAAAAGATTTACATTGAGTGCCTTCAAGTCGAAAAACGGAAGAAAAAGCAGTAACATGCCTTTCTTTGTATTTAGGAAAGACAATATCACCAGCAAAGACAATTACGAAAGGGATTTTTGGCAAATAAAGGAGCAAAATATGTTTTGAACGCAAAAACAACTCAAAATCGTATACATTTTTATCGGTTTGTTTGGTTCAGGGTATAAAAAACGAAAAACAAATTTGGCATAATGAGGGGGTCTTCTTTATGGCAATATTGCAGGATCTCTGTTTTAAAAAGGGCTACAGACAACATATTACAATTGAACAGTGAGCAAAAGCAGgttagttacagtagtacagtgatTCCAAACCTGTTGGCCTCTGCCCACTAGTGGTCTGTGAGGGTAATGCAGGTGGGTCACCAACCCAATGAAAACATGGGCGGAGCCAGACAGGGGCTTGTGGGATAGCTGTAAGCACCCCCGAGAAATGACCATGGCGCTGATGGACCCCATCTTCTTTGATCGCTCAAATAAAATATGCCGCGAAAGTGAAGTGTTTGTCTCCCGTGGTATTGTTAAACGGGTGCTAAGTGAGAATTTAGTGAATGGACCATGCGTtagggcaggggtggggaaccttttttctgcaaagggccatttggatatttataaaatcattcgggggccgtacagaattatcaacttaaaaatgtgcctgctatatttggtcaagcatttaattaactcacccctaatgtgatggctggaactgcttctctttggtgaggtttgtgatgttagctggcacggatgcagcctgctttgactaggggtgcatcgaaaatttcttggggggtatcatgattacggaaagggatcgtattattttttatattgataccatttttgagactgcttatcgatctgagtgttaatcaggcgtggagccatacgttgtaaacattcggggcttagcccaaaccaacatcgtattctgggtttgatttgctaaaaaggaattccacacttaatgcTCGCATTAAGCatttttttaaaatgtattaatgtattttttggtacattggtacgcaacgctgcgcacctccacggtcctcttccacatattaaaatagttccatggcgggccggaccaaatgatttcGCGGGTCGTATGTTCCCCACCCCTGCGTTAGGGGGACGCAAGAACATTTGAGCTATGCAAGTGGGCCGCGAAGTGGAAAAGGTTGGGAATGGCTGCAGTAGTATACATAAATATTTTTAAAAAGAGCTCGCGGCTGAATCGCGCTTTATGATAACCTGAACGACTAACCCCTTCAAAGTAGCAACTGTCGCGACGGCTCAGAGATATTTAATACCTGCAAATGATTCTGAAGCTGAGCTCCCACTCCCATCAAACACGACTGGAGATATTCCTCTAGTGGGCTTTCTTTTTTGCTTTCCCTATCCGAGCAATAAATCGGAAGACACACCCTTATGttcaaaaaaaattaaatactaATCTTTATGTCTTGAATTCGAACCCACCCTCTCCGTGTCGCTGATCACTAATCCGAAAGATCCCGTTAGAACCCTGCACTGTGCTGCCCTACTCGACCATTCAAATATTTAACAACGAACCAGAGCAAAGGGCAGCATGGACAGAAGACGTCACGTGACGGCAGCGGCGACGGTTTGGGAACGGGATTTACCTGAGGCGTCGGACCCCGAGCCCGAGCGGACCGACTCGCCATCGGAGAAGGTGACCGACTCCGACCGGGAGTCGCTGGCTTCGCTCCGGGTGTCGTAATCGTTCGGCTCGTTCCCACCCCGCCGGTCGCCTTCCTCCAGCTCGTACTCGTCGTcgtcctcctcgccctcctcctcctcgtcctcctcctcgtccgcctcctcctcctcgtcgtccgggcccttctcgccctcctcctcctccatcacgtCCTCGTCGTCCAGGTTGGACTCGTTGCCGTCAGAGGAGCCGGCCGTGCTGCCCGTCTCCTGGTCGGTGACGTACTCCTCCGAGTTGGCCTCCTCCTTGGAAGCGGGGCTCGCCCTGCCGACGCTCTCCTCGCTGGTTCTCCTGCGCTTCTACAAAGGggacgaggaagaggaaaaaGGCGACCGGCATCAACATCTGAAGTACGACATCGGAAGTACGACTGCAGAGATGTGCTCGCTTCCCGACGTGAAACCGGGAGATGAACCGTTCCATCGGCCACGCGCCTGGTCCTACCTCTGACAAATCCGGCATCAGGGGCTTGATCCTCCGGTCGGGCTCTCTCCTGCGGGCCATGGGCTTGTCGTTATGCACTTTGCCGGGGTCACCTCTGGACATGCCAGCTCTCATGGGCTGCGTTTTCCTGTCTTCGTAATACTCCTCGCTTTTGtattcactggggtgtctgCCTCTCGTGCTGAGAGACTTTTTGCCACTGGCTCCGGCGGCTGGGAGAGGTCTTTTCGAGGCCTGCCTAGTGGTGTGTCCGGAGGGCCTCAGGCGTTTCAACTCTTGGTTATCAACGCGGTCATTCTTCCTTTTCGACCCTGACAATGAATGCAAATGAATCATTGAAACAATAATGATTCCCAAAGGCTGACGCTGTCATTAGGTATTTACTTCCCACCAGTGTTTCAACCTACCTTTCTTCTCATTAACGTCATGTTCGCTTTCTGGGTTGTACAGCTCATCGTCTTGGTCAGGGGCTTCAGTGAGTATGTCCTCAAGGACATTTAACTCTCCTTCTGTAGGACAGAAGGTACACAAGTCGAAGATTTGCAAATACAAATCAATAAAATGGCATATAGGAGATTGCTTCAAAGAAATAGCCAGGATTAACCCCGCTGGCGTCATTGCGAGTAATCACAAATTAAACAGCTAGCAGTAGCCGCCTAAAAAGTAACCGATATACCTAGCTAGATCATTTTCTATTGCAGTTGCCTAGATAATcttttaaatcaaatcaaatatcgTTACCGACGCAAGCATCCGAACAATTAGACTTCTGTAGCCAGACGACAACATTATTGTAATTGGtggtggtcccccccccccccccccccacccatcatcAGCCTAATTTCTCTCAAGGATATATGTTAGATAATTTGCCTGTTAGTGTATCCATGGTCAGCATGTTGATTAAACAAGCTAGGAATAGGATACGTACTAACTAGTTAGAGGTAACTAAACCAGCTAACTAACCCTATGCACGCCAGCCCACTGAATCAACAAAGGATCAAAACCACGAGACAATGGGTGGTTAGCATGTATGCTACATAGGCCCCTCTGCGTTTTGTCACTGACACTGGCACTGGACggtggctagctagctgacgGTAGTTAGCGAACTAAACAACAAGTATTTTACCTTTTTCGTCTCGTCTGTCAACGGCCATCTTTCGCCCCTTTCGCTCTTTGCCGTGAATTTTGAGCAGACTCGTTTTGCCTTCTCTGAAGGTCGGCTTTCCTCAACCGAACTGAACGAATTACGGTTCAGATACTGCAGAAACCCATTTACATTGTAGCTAGCTATCAATGGCTGAAATGGCGGATGCTTGCTTTTGCTGGCTGCCTGCGAAGCGTCTACAACTTACTACCCATAGTGCAGCAGGCAAGACTCATTACGTCACTCAATCATAAACAACCGAGGTTGTAAACATTCTCTGGTTGTGTAGTAAGAAGCGTCACGTTTGACTGCTCCCTGCTTTTTTCATACAGTCATTTGTAAATGTTCTATTCCCACTTTATATCAGATTTTGTAATGGTATGTTTATACATACATGTAAGTTGTTTACTACATCCTGCTGCCTAAAGAAAAAACAATGGATTTTAGGTATTCAACTCCCAGACATGGATACAAACTAATAGCATGTCTTGTTTAGTTCTGAGGTTAATCTTTTGCAAGGGGCTGATAAAATGAAGAGGACAGAGTAAATAAGATAATGACATGTCTTTATTTATTGGGTGTCTTAGTGAGATCAAGTTCAGTTCAACACATGCAACAATGTATGACACATTTTCACAACACAAATGATCATAGGCCTTTGACCAATCTTTGTACAATATTACTCTGTCTTTTCCCTTGGTTTGCCTTTCCCACAGCACTTGCGAATGCAGAAACAACACGTTTTAATCAGTAGAACAAGGATGAGTCCCACTACAGAAAGCAAGAAAGCTGCTACATCTAAACAGTAGTACTGGTACCAGGTCAGGTTGTGTGCTTGAACCCTTAAGTGCTTGGCCCCCTTGTTGCGCATCACAAACTCAATCCAGAACACAGCTGTGTCCAGAGGTCTCATTGGTTGGTCATGATGGATTCTTGAGAGCTTCATCATGCTTTCTTTGTACCTGGTGAGAAGATTACATAGTTATATGAGTTCATTCCAGGGATTTTCTATACTTCCATCCTGGTTCAAACAGATGGCAGTTTGTGGTGGCATGGTCAATATAACGTCGTTTAtctcaagaaaaaaaaaaaggattaacATCATCGTTTTTTCATTTAAATTAAACTTACGACGGGTCATTAATGACTGTTGTGAGGCCTTCAACCAAGTCTTTGGATTGCATTGTGTTGAAGTCCAGCATAACTGCGGCTCCCTTGGTTTTCATGTGCATCATGTTGTAAGGTTGGTCACCCAAAAAGGGGATCCCCACCATTGGGATGCCGTGGTAAATAGCTTCATAAAGGCCATTGGTCCCACCATGGGTGATGAAGGCTTTGGTCTTTGTATGGCCTATATTACAATCAAAGTCAAAGGAGAGTTCAAGAGTTGTGGCGGACAATAGATAAGAACAATTTTAGTGTTTACTGCAAAAGTAATTaaattcatatttattttacCAAGTAAGTCATTTTGTGGGATCCAGTCATAAACTCTTGTGTTTGGAGCAATAGTGTCTGGTTTCTCTCCACTGTATCTCCATACCACCTTTTTATTGAAAGAGAAATGGTCAGAAATAGGTTCTGAAGTGCTAAAAAAATAGCAATAACTCACAAATCAAACATCAGCTAACCTTCTGTGGTATTTGTCCTAACGCAGTGGCAATTGTGTTTCCTTTTTCTTTGGTAAGGTTCTTGATCATGGATCCCAAAGAAAACACCACGATGCCATCATCCCCAGAACTCTGCACAAACGCCTCCATTTCCTGAAACAAAGCAGACCAGCATCTAACTTATAATTACATAACTAGGCCTGATCGCAGGTCTGTTGCAATGGATCACTACACCACCATTGGAAGTCTTACAGTAGGAAGCGGCTTTGGAGGTTTGCAGTGAAGGCCTCCAACAAACTTAAAGTTAGGGAGGAACGGTCGAGGGTACTCAAAGTCCCAGTAGGTTCGAATCAACCAAATGTCTGCCTTCCCTATCATCTCACACATCGATGTAGGTTTTCCTGATGAAAATGTACAAATGTAATGCTTGAGAGTCTTTTTTTGAAAATCATAACCACCGTAACCATCAATATGCATGGCACACAATTCACAAAaggcacacacagaggcagatcAGTACAGCACATCAAATAAATCTTTGTGCAATGACTGCAGTGTATACTCACAGAAAAACAAGCAATGTATTCTATCACAGTTATACAACCTGGCAGTGAGAGGTGAAATTGCTTGGATTTAAACTGTGTCATAGTGCATCCTAGTGTTAAAATAAAGCAAGAAGCCAAGGTATGACAGTAATGATCCATTAAACTTACCATGTATTTCACTATAGTAACCATCCAAAGTAATCAAGTGGTGTAGCTTGAAAAGGAAAGATTGGAAATGTTGCATGAGAAAATTCTTGACTCGCTCAGGAAAAGTGAACGGAGCAGTGTACagcagaggaggggcaggaacaTAAGAGGGAGGTGCTGGCATCTGACCACAAAGCCGCTCCATCGCATAGCCAAACGAAAACCTCAAAGAGATAATGTAAGGCAGGCCAAGAGTATCTGCCACCAGTTCACTGCAGAGCATCATGGGATCAGCAAGGACCACATCAAACTTGCATTTCCTCAGCGAATCAAGGAACTCCTTATTTCGTAGCATAGAGTCGCACATGTCCAGCTGCATTTGTGTGGCTTTACCCAATAGGTCCCGGATTTTCAGGCCCACCTCAAAAGTGGAGGCGTTCGGAGCCTTATACATCCAGTAATCAATGAGGTCATCCGTCATAGCATTCATTTCTCCTTTGCTATAGGAAACATTGAAAACTTTGAAGCTGAATCGTTCTTTCTCGGTGTACTTGACAGAAGGTGAGGCTGAATTCACTACCACTGTCACAGAGTGATTACGGTCCACAAGCGCTTCCAGCATGAAACGGATGTTGAGCCAGTGACTGTACTCCCCTGGAAACACCAACACATTGCCACCATGTGCACCCTGCACCCAACAGAGCATGAGGAGGGGAGCACAGAGCAGAACCTTCAGAGACCCCATCCTAGTAGAGCAAAAGTAGAGACTGAGAGGAGCGAAGAACATGCAGTGCACCGACAGCCAGTCATGTGCACCGATTTAGAGATACGCAGGGAGAGATCAACAAAAGTAAGGTGTGATCCGCAGTGTCAAAGTCCAGAGGGCAAAGCGTGCAAAGTTTAAAGTTGAGTCACTACTCGTTTAACACGACTGGTTTGTGCTTCTGAATGAACGTTAATGACCTACAGCTGTTCCATTAAGCAAAAGTTCATTTAAACAACAAATACACTATGAGTGCCCTTCTCTAGTATGGGGATGTGTATCAATCTGACTGATGAATGACCCATCTTAAACACAAAGTCACAAAATACTTTTGTATGTTAGTAAAACAACACATTCATTGAAAAAAAGACTAGAATAATTTTTATTGTCGGTGTACTGTCCAGGCAACAAGCACTATCGTAAGACTATGAGAATGTCCTTTTGGTCTAAAAATTTGGATCAGTGCAGATGTCTATGTTATCTGATGACTATGTTATCAAGCAGTTAACCTCTGCCACTGGATAGAGCTGTAATCCTGTGCCTTTTGATCTGAGCAAATATAAAGGAGTCACAAAAGCAATCATTTTTTTATTTAGAACTTtttaatctttttaaaactCATTGTTTATAACGTTCACTCGTGTTAACAATGACACCTGCTGATGCACTTTGATTCTACAACATTAACtgtacatatactgtacacatataaaacattacatttcatataaCAACTTATCATTTTTTAGAAATTTCATTTGCTTTTAGCTTGTGAAATAAGAGTAATAATCTATATTTTCCAAGGAGCTCTACAGCATCTGTTAAAAACTGCATCAATCTGTCTTTTCCCTTGGTTTGCCTTTCCCACAGCACTTGCGAATGCAGAAACAACACGTTTTAATCAGTAGAACAAGGATGAGTCCCACTACAGAAAGCAAGAAAGCTGCTACATCTAAACAGTAGTACTGGTACCAGGTCAGGTTGTGTGCTTGAACCCTTAAGTGCTTGGCCCCCTTGTTGCGCATCACAAACTCGATCCAGAACACAGCTGTGTCCAGAGGTCTCATTGGTTGGTCATGATGGATTCTTGAGAGCTTCATCATGTTTTCTTTGTATCTGGTGAGAAGATGAAATAGTAATATGACTGCATTGCAAATGGCAGTTTGTTGTGGCACGGTCAATTAAACAAGTTTATCCATTTCAAAACTTAAAATGTTGATTAACAGCATCAATTTTCTTGAACTAACAAGACTTACGACGGGTCATTAATGACTGCATTGAGACCTTCCACCAAGTCTTTGGATTGCATCTTGTTGAAGTCCATCATAACTGCGGCTCCCTTGGTTTTCATGTGCATCATGTTGTCAGGTTGGTCAGCAAACAAGGGGATCCCGACCATTGGGATGCCGTGGTAAATAGCTTCATAAAGGCCATTGGTCCCACCATGGGTGATGAAGGCTTTGGTCTTTGTATGGCCTGAATGACACAACAATCAGAATCAAATGAGTGTTTTAAGAATTGTGGGGGACACCAGTCTAGAATGGTATGAtgtttactgtaaaaaaaaaagagacaaatTGCTGTTTTGTACCCAGTAAGTCATTTTGTGGAATCCAGTCATAAAGTCTTGTGTTGGGAGCAATAGTGTCTGGTTTCTCTCCACTGTATCTCCAAAGTACCTTTAATTGAGAAAACAGAATGGTAAAGATCTGGGATGTAGAATGAATTATGCCAGAAAGCTTTGATCGAAAACATATCAACTAACCTTCTGTGGTATTTGTCCTAAAGCAGTGGCAATTGTGTTTCCTCTTTCTTTGGTAAGGTTCTTGATCATGGAGCCCAGAGAAAACACCACAATTCCATCATCCCCAGAACTCTGCACAAACTCCTCGATATCCTGAAACAAAGTCCATCAGCATTTCATTTTAATAATTAAGATTTATATAGAGATGGGCCATAGATCTCaggattgtttcatttcaattgGTATCACAATTATTGTCGAGTAATGTTCGTACTTAAAATTGGAATTTAATGAAAGTCTTACAGTAGGAAGTGGCTTGGCAGGTTTGCAGTGAAGGCCTCCAACAAACTTAAAGTTTGGGAGGAACGGTCGAGGGTACTCAAAGTCCCAGTAGGTTCGAATCAACCAAATGTCTGCCTTCCCTATCATCTCACACAACGATGTAGGTTTTCCTGATAAAGATGTAAGAACAGCATCATTTAAAAAACGTAGAAACTAACTCCTTGTTGTACGTAACACTggtccacacacagaggtagaTCAGTGCAGGGCATGTGATAAATGCTTCTGCAAAGAACAAAGTACTTTTGTGTGTACAAAAGCAATAACAAGCATAATCCTTGTACTATAGCTCTGTTGTACAACTGgaggtgagcttgtgtgtgaatATTAACGGTGTCATAGTGCAACTAGTTATCTTATCACACAGGAGTAGATTAAATCAGAAATACATTGCAATCAACGAACGGTAAAATAAatagaaatacaaataattgtAGGAAGGCAGGAAATGACAGTGCCTTTTAACCCTTGAAACACTGTAATCAACTTACCATATATTTCACTATAGTAACTATCCAAATTCATAAAGGAGTGTAGCTTGAACATGAAAGATTGTAAAATTAACATGAGAAAACTCTTGACTCTCTCAGAATAGGTCATTTGAGCCGTGTAAGACAAAGGGGGCGTGGGAACATAAGAGGGAGGTGCTGGCATCTGACCACAAAACCGCTCCAGCGTAAAGCCAAACGTAAACCTCAAAGAGATAATGTAAGGCAGGCCCAGAGTTTCTGCCATCAGGTCACTGCAGGGCATCATGGGATCAGCAAGGAGCACGTCAAACTTGGATTGCCTCAGCGTATCAAGAAGCTCCTGATTTCGTAGCATAGAGTCGCACATGTCCAGCTGCATTTGAGTTGTTTTTCCCATTATCTCCCATATTTTGAGGCCCACCTCTAGCATGGAGGCATTCTGAGCCTCATACATCCAGTACTCCACAAAGTCCTCTGTTACAGCATGCATTTCTTCTTTGCTAAAATCGACATGGAAAACCTTGAAGCTGAATCGTTCTTTCTTGGTGTAGTCGACAGAAGGTGAGGCTGAGCATATGAACACTGTTACAGAGTGATTACGGTCCACAAGCGCTTCCAGCATGACACGAATGTTGAGCCAGTGACTGTACTCCCCTGGAAACACCAACACATTGCCACCATGTGCACCCTGCACCCAACAGAGCATGAGGAGGGGAGCACAGAGCAGAACCTTCAGAGACCCCATCCTAGTAGAGCAAAAGTAGAGACTGAGAGGAGCGAAGAACATGCAGTGCACCGACAGCCAGTCATGTGCACCGATTTAGAGATACGCAGGGAGAGATCAACAAAAGTAAGGTGTGATCCGCAGTGTCAAAGTCCAGAGGGCAAAGCGTGCAAAGTTTAAAGTTGAGTCACTACTCGTTTAACACGACTGGTTTGTGCTTCTGAATGAACGTTAATGACCTACAGCTGTTCCATTAAGCAAAAGTTCATTTAAACAACAAATACACTATGAGTGCCCTTCTCTAGTATGGGGATGTGTATCAATCTGACTGATGAATGACCCATCTTAAACACAAAGTCACAAAATACTTTTGTATGTTAGTAAAACAACACATTCATTGAAAAAAAGACTAGAATAATTTTTATTGTCGGTGTACTGTCCAGGCAACAAGCACTATCGTAAGACTATGAGAATGTCCTTTTGGTCTAAAAATTTGGATCAGTGCAGATGTCTATGTTATCTGATGACTATGTTATCAAGCAGTTAACCTCTGCCACTGGATAGAGCTGTAATCCTGTGCCTTTTGATCTGAGCAAATATAAAGGAGTCACAAAAGCAATCATTTTTTTATTTAGAACTTtttaatctttttaaaactCATTGTTTATAACGTTCACTCGTGTTAACAATGACACCTGCTGATGCACTTTGATTCTACAACATTAACtgtacatatactgtacacatataaaacattacatttcatataaCAACTTATCATTTTTTAGAAATTTCATTTGCTTTTAGCTTGTGAAATAAGAGTAATAATCTATATTTTCCAAGGAGCTCTACAGCATCTGTTAAAAACTGCATCAATCTGTCTTTTCCCTTGGTTTGCCTTTCCCACAGCACTTGCGAATGCAGAAACAACACGTTTTAATCAGTAGAACAAGGATGAGTCCCACTACAGAAAGCAAGAAAGCTGCTACATCTAAACAGTAGTACTGGTACCAGGTCAGGTTGTGTGCTTGAACCCTTAAGTGCTTGGCCCCCTTGTTGCGCATCACAAACTCGATCCAGAACACAGCTGTGTCCAGAGGTCTCATTGGTTGGTCATGATGGATTCTTGAGAGCTTCATCATGTTTTCTTTGTATCTGGTGAGAAGATGAAATAGTAATATGACTGCATTGCAAATGGCAGTTTGTTGTGGCACGGTCAATTAAACAAGTTTATCCATTTCAAAACTTAAATTGTTGATTAACAGCATCAATTTTCTTGAACTAACAAGACTTACGACGGGTCATTAATGACTGCATTGAGACCTTCCACCAAGTCTTTGGATTGCAGCTTGTTGAAGTCCATCATAACTGCGGCTCCCTTGCTTTTCATGTGCATCATGTTGTCAGGTTGGTCAGCAAACAAGGGGATCCCGACCATTGGGATGCCGTGGTAAATAGCTTCATAAAGGCCATTGGTCCCACCATGGGTGATGAAGGCTTTGGTCTTTGTATGGCCTGAATGACACAACAATCAGAATCAAATGAGTGTTTTAAGAATTGTGGGGGACACCAGTCTAGAATGGTATGAtgtttactgtaaaaaaaaagagacaaatTGCTGTTTTATACCCAGTAAGTCATTTTGTGGAATCCAGTCATAAAGTCTTGTGTTGGGAGCAATAGTGTCTGGTTTCTCTCCACTGTATCTCCAAAGTACCTTTAATTGAGAAAACAGAATGTTAAAGATCTGGGATGTAGAATGAATTATGCCAGAAAGCTTTGATCGAAAACATATCAACTAACCTTCTGTGGTATTTGTCCTAAAGCAGTGGCAATTGTGTTTCCTCTTTCTTTGGTAAGGTTCTTGATCATGGAGCCCAGAGAAAACACCACAATTCCATCATCCCCAGAACTCTGCACAAACTCCTCGATATCCTGAAACAAAGTCCATCAGCATTTCATTTTAATAATTAAGATTTATATAGAGATGGGCCATAGATCTCaggattgtttcatttcaattgGTATCACAATTATTGTCGAGTAATGTTCGTACTTAAAATTGGAATTTAATGAAAGTCTTACAGTAGGAAGTGGCTTGGCAGGTTTGCAGTGAAGGCCTCCAACAAACTTAAAGTTTGGGAGGAACGGTCGAGGGTACTCAAAGTCCCAGTAGGTTCGAATCAACCAAATGTCTGC
This is a stretch of genomic DNA from Osmerus mordax isolate fOsmMor3 chromosome 20, fOsmMor3.pri, whole genome shotgun sequence. It encodes these proteins:
- the LOC136964020 gene encoding UDP-glucuronosyltransferase 2C1-like yields the protein MGSLKVLLCAPLLMLCWVQGAHGGNVLVFPGEYSHWLNIRFMLEALVDRNHSVTVVVNSASPSVKYTEKERFSFKVFNVSYSKGEMNAMTDDLIDYWMYKAPNASTFEVGLKIRDLLGKATQMQLDMCDSMLRNKEFLDSLRKCKFDVVLADPMMLCSELVADTLGLPYIISLRFSFGYAMERLCGQMPAPPSYVPAPPLLYTAPFTFPERVKNFLMQHFQSFLFKLHHLITLDGYYSEIHGKPTSMCEMIGKADIWLIRTYWDFEYPRPFLPNFKFVGGLHCKPPKPLPTEMEAFVQSSGDDGIVVFSLGSMIKNLTKEKGNTIATALGQIPQKVVWRYSGEKPDTIAPNTRVYDWIPQNDLLGHTKTKAFITHGGTNGLYEAIYHGIPMVGIPFLGDQPYNMMHMKTKGAAVMLDFNTMQSKDLVEGLTTVINDPSYKESMMKLSRIHHDQPMRPLDTAVFWIEFVMRNKGAKHLRVQAHNLTWYQYYCLDVAAFLLSVVGLILVLLIKTCCFCIRKCCGKGKPREKTE
- the LOC136964019 gene encoding UDP-glucuronosyltransferase 2A1-like isoform X2, which translates into the protein MLCWVQGAHGGNVLVFPGEYSHWLNIRVMLEALVDRNHSVTVFICSASPSVDYTKKERFSFKVFHVDFSKEEMHAVTEDFVEYWMYEAQNASMLEVGLKIWEIMGKTTQMQLDMCDSMLRNQELLDTLRQSKFDVLLADPMMPCSDLMAETLGLPYIISLRFTFGFTLERFCGQMPAPPSYVPTPPLSYTAQMTYSERVKSFLMLILQSFMFKLHSFMNLDSYYSEIYGKPTSLCEMIGKADIWLIRTYWDFEYPRPFLPNFKFVGGLHCKPAKPLPTVLWRYSGEKPDTIAPNTRLYDWIPQNDLLGHTKTKAFITHGGTNGLYEAIYHGIPMVGIPLFADQPDNMMHMKTKGAAVMMDFNKMQSKDLVEGLNAVINDPSYKENMMKLSRIHHDQPMRPLDTAVFWIEFVMRNKGAKHLRVQAHNLTWYQYYCLDVAAFLLSVVGLILVLLIKTCCFCIRKCCGKGKPREKTD
- the LOC136964019 gene encoding UDP-glucuronosyltransferase 2C1-like isoform X1; translation: MGSLKVLLCAPLLMLCWVQGAHGGNVLVFPGEYSHWLNIRVMLEALVDRNHSVTVFICSASPSVDYTKKERFSFKVFHVDFSKEEMHAVTEDFVEYWMYEAQNASMLEVGLKIWEIMGKTTQMQLDMCDSMLRNQELLDTLRQSKFDVLLADPMMPCSDLMAETLGLPYIISLRFTFGFTLERFCGQMPAPPSYVPTPPLSYTAQMTYSERVKSFLMLILQSFMFKLHSFMNLDSYYSEIYGKPTSLCEMIGKADIWLIRTYWDFEYPRPFLPNFKFVGGLHCKPAKPLPTDIEEFVQSSGDDGIVVFSLGSMIKNLTKERGNTIATALGQIPQKVLWRYSGEKPDTIAPNTRLYDWIPQNDLLGHTKTKAFITHGGTNGLYEAIYHGIPMVGIPLFADQPDNMMHMKTKGAAVMMDFNKMQSKDLVEGLNAVINDPSYKENMMKLSRIHHDQPMRPLDTAVFWIEFVMRNKGAKHLRVQAHNLTWYQYYCLDVAAFLLSVVGLILVLLIKTCCFCIRKCCGKGKPREKTD
- the LOC136964017 gene encoding UDP-glucuronosyltransferase 2C1-like isoform X2 → MKNIVEELSRRGHAITVITNSASPTVADNSTTASYRFEILQVPHSKEQFNEMMDEILRYWTYDMPNDNIIQAVLKMKPLMETSMEFNMATARTLFSNTDLLERLKTEQYDVILSDPLTIGFEYLAEQLDIPFVLSLRFSFAHTMERLCGQVPSPHSYVPAPGLSYTDQMDFTQRLKNTLFYLSQDIVFHLVAKMTLDVFYSELSGKPTSLCEMIGKADIWLIRTYWDFEYPRPFLPNFKFVGGLHCKPAKPLPTDIEEFVQSSGDDGIVVFSLGSMIKNLTKERGNTIATALGQIPQKVLWRYSGEKPDTIAPNTRLYDWIPQNDLLGHTKTKAFITHGGTNGLYEAIYHGIPMVGIPLFADQPDNMMHMKSKGAAVMMDFNKLQSKDLVEGLNAVINDPSYKENMMKLSRIHHDQPMRPLDTAVFWIEFVMRNKGAKHLRVQAHNLTWYQYYCLDVAAFLLSVVGLILVLLIKTCCFCIRKCCGKGKPREKTD